The Stieleria maiorica genome includes the window CTGGGGGCGATCTGGTTGCCGGGGAAGATCGGACTGACCTGCCTGGTGTTGATCTCGGCCTGCATGTCGTTGATGTTCCCCACGATCTATGGCATCGCGCTGAAGAACCTGCCCCATGAAGAAGCCAAACTCGGGTCGGCGGGGTTGATCATGGCGATCGTCGGCGGTGCCCTGCTGCCGCTGTTGCAAGGGAAATTCATCGACGAGCTCGGCGTTCGCAATTCGTTCTACTTGCCGATGGTTTGCTTCGTCGTCATCGCCATTTACGGAATCCGAACGTTCACCCGTTTCGAGAGCGAACCGGTCGCCGCGGAAGTTTGATTCCCGTGCGGGATCGATCGTCTGTGGTGGCGTCTCGGTGCGTCGGATTGGTCGCCTGCAATCGGAGGTTACCCAAGGATGGCAGAGCTTCTCCACGGATAGCAGGCTGCTCGACATCCGTGGGGACGCCCAGCGATCGGTGGGCTGATATACATCCGTCCCGGGCAGCGGCGAAGACTTTTGGCATGCCGGAGTGCCAATCCATTGTGTCATGACCGCGGATTTGCTTTTACAATGTGACCTCTTCGTTTCTTTCCCCGCCTTCCCTCACCGCGCACGCCATGCTCCGTCACTTCCTGATCGTTAGTTTCCTTGTCGGTTGCGCCGCAGTGCATGCCGATGATCGTCCCAACATCGTTTGGATCATTCCGGACGACATGTCGGCAAACTTTTCCTGCTACGGCGAGACCGCGATCGAAACGCCCCACGTCGATGCGCTGGCGGCGCGAGGCGCGAAATTCACGAATGCCTTCGTCACCGCGCCGGTCTGTTCGACCTGCCGATCGGCCTTCATCACCGGCATGTACCAGACCAGCATCGGCGCCCATCATCATCGCAGCGGTCGAGGGGAGTTGAAAATCCATCTGCCCGAGGGCATCGAATTGGTTCCCAAACTGTTTCAAGACGCCGGCTATCACACCTCGATCACCGGATGGCCGCCCAACGGACGATTGGGCAAGACGGATTACAACTTCCAGTGGGATGAATCGGTCTATGATTCCAACGATTGGGCGTCACGGCAGGAAGGCCAGCCGTTCTTCGCCCAGATCCAAACCCAAGGCGGCAAGCTGCGGGGCAAAGATGCTGAGGGATGGGAAAGGGTTTCCGCCGCGGCGGAAAAGACGCTCGGCAGCCGCACGCCGACCAGCGCCGTGACTCTGCCGCCCTACTACCCCGATCATCCGGATATCGTCCGCGACTGGGCGGCTTATTTGGATTCGGTGCGGATGACCGATGTGATGGTCGGCGAAGTGCTCAATCGGCTCGAAAAAGAAGGTGTCCTGGCGAACACGCTCGTGTTGTTCATGACCGATCATGGGATCAGCCATGCCCGTGGCAAGCAATTCCTCTATGACGAAGGGCTGCACGTTCCCCTGGTGATCGCCGGGCCTGGGATCGATTCGGGGACGGTTCGCGACGACGTGGTCGAGCACATCGACATCGCGGCGTTGTCCTTGGCCGCCGCTGGAATCGGAGTCCCGGACTGGATGCAGGCCCGCGACATCCTGGCCGAGGACTACACCCCGCGAGAAGCCGTCTTTGCCGCTCGAGATCGCTGCGACGAAACGGTCGACCATCTTCGCAGCGTCCGCACCAAGGACTTCAAGTACATCCGCAACTTCCTTCCCAAACGGCCGTACTTGCAACCCTGTGCCTACAAGGACGCCAAAGCGATCCTGATAGCCCTGCGCCAGGTCCACGCGGCCGGCACGCTGAACGTGACCCAGGAGTTATTGTTTCGCGACGTCCGCCCGACCGAAGAGCTGTACGATTTGAAGAACGATCCGTACGAGATTCACAATCTGGCGGACGACCCGGCCTATGCGACGACCCTGGCCGACCTGCGTCGCCGACTGGATGTCTGGATGGATCAGACCGGTGACCAAGGCCGCCAGAGAGAATCGGACGCGATGTACGACAGCGACATGAAGGTCTACACCGACCGCCTGAGTCTGCCAAGATTCGATCCCCAGCAACTCGAAACCGTCCAAAAGAACATCGCCCTGATGAAGCAATGGGCCGCCGAAGGGAAATAAGTCGAGTGCCTGAGCAGGCGGTCGCCCCGCGAGCAAACCACTCTACTCTTTTTCTTCCAGCGGTCTAAGGACCTCAGCCGGTGGAGAACCGGCGGGTCGATTGAATCAGCCGTATGGCGCGAGCCTACGGGCCCGGTACAAACCTCTTGCTGATTCAATGCCCGTACGCTCGCGCGAAGCGGCTGATCCCACGTAGGATCGAATTCAATCAACAGGCCGGAACGAAGCTTCACCCGACCGTGATTCGGACGACATTGAAAGCTCAGAGTGGCCGACCGCATCACCGCCCCCGCCCACGCCCCCTTAAATCGGGTGGAACCCATTATCGGCAGTCCGACTGCTGATAAGATGCCTAAATCACGGCAGTCGGACTGCCAAGAATTCATCGTTCGCGCTGCCAACCGACGCCTGACACGCCACCGCAAATCGATTCGTGTCATTCGAGTGATTCGTGGACGACTCTCTTCTCCGCTGTTCGCATCATGGTCCGACGCCTGATACCCGACTGCGATAGGTGCGCTCGAAGGACGCCCACCGGATTTCATCAGACCTCTGTTTCCTGGGATTCGCTCCTGACGTCACGGTTCGATAGGTGCGCGGTCGACTCGGCCAAAGAAGACAAACCAACGCCTGTCGATTCCAACGCTGACAACCAACGCCCGAAGTGCCGACCGCTGATTGCGACACTGGATTTCCCACGGCGATTCCAATCGAGTACATTGGCTATCCGCGGCGATGGCACGTGCTGTCGTCGTGGCCGATCCGCGTGAACCAAGTGGTGCACCGCAGTCGGCGAGTCGAGGTTGTTTTTGAGTTCAGGTCGATCGCACCGACGCGGTGACCACCGCCGTTCGTAGCGGTAGACGTGGCTGCGATGGTCCGGCGCCTGTCGTCCGTGCTGCTGACGGGGGCGCTCGAATTTGGCCCACTTGATGTCGTCCAACCTCTGTTGCCTAAGATTCGCTTTTGATGTCACGGTTTGACGGGTGCGCGGTCGATTCGGCTGACGAAGACTAACCAACGCCTGTCGACTTCGATGCTGACGACCGACGCCTGACGTGCCGACTGGAGATTGGGACACCGGAATTTCCCGCGGCAATTCACATCGAGTACACTGGCAAGCCGCGACGATGCTTCAACCCGGCGTGCCGACCGACGCCACGAACCCGGCGATGCACCCCAGCACACTCATTGTTGCGAGACGCAAACTTCCAACCCAATTCGATCATCACGCTCACGCAATCTCAATCGTGAAGGTCCGCGTGCGAGGTGATCGCTGATGTTCTGCCACAAAGGTAGTGCTGACATCTTGCCCGATGCAATGACTTGCGTTTACCGTATCTCACTACTTCTCGTTTTGATCCATACGGGTTGCGGACGCCGTGATGCCGAATCTAATCAGCTTCCCAATATATCTGAGACGCAAATGAACGACTCTCGAAGGGCGGGCGAAGAATGGCCGTTCGAAAGCCCTCAGAATCTTGCCGTAATTACGCTTGATCGAATCATGGATGGCAGCAATCCGGTCCTCTACGTAACTCACGATTTGGATGACGGTGGCTGGCAATTCCTTGATGGCGGAGACGTGACAGAGGAAAACGCAATGATTGTCGGCTTATCCCAGGTGGCAGAACATGATCCATCCATCCGTCAGCTGGCTGACCTGCCGGTTGGTTGGTACGCTGTTCGGGAGTCCCCAGAGCATCCGTGGCAGCGAAGCCAGCAGACGCAGTGACGCTGACGAAGAGGCAGAACCATGCGATGCACGGCGAGCCGCGGAGTCGTGGTTTTTGAAGTGGTTGATCATTCGCCGCGGCCGCGTGATCGCTGACGTTCCCCGACAGACATGTCCTCTCCGAATCGCGTGGTTGGCCTTGACTGAATTTCGCTATCAATCCGAACTACCTTCAGCATGCTACAAGACCGAATACGGTTTGCAGATCACGTCCGTTACGATCAACGCCTCCCCACCTCAGGTTCGTATCGATTACTTGCACTCAAATTTACCCGGCACGCTCTTACTCGACCGCCCAACTCCACTCGAGTCGCTTGCCTTTCTGTTTGACGATTGCTACTGGATCAGGATATACGACTTGAACGAGACCGGCGCATCGCTGAATTTTGGGCGCTACGAGGTACACCTGCTGGATGAGGATAGCCCACAATCCAAGATGGTCTGTGATCGGTATACTGCAGAATAGGAATTGCTTGCTCGTCTGGACATGGCTGTGTGGTGAAGCGGGGAACCAGGAAATGCACGGGAGGACGGGAGTCGCGTTTCTTGGTCTGCTTGCAAGTCTTTCGCCCGTCCCCCGTGATTTCGATCGTTATCGCATCGACACGAATTCCCATGAGCTTCAACCGAGAGCAGTTAATTGGCGTTTGGAAGTCTACCGGGATGGGAACGGACCTGGACGCTTTGCACCCTTTACCAGACTGGGTAACTACCTTGCGACCCGATGGAACTTATTCGTGTCTCGTCAATGGGCGTGATGATGCAGAAGGTAGTCCATTTCATCAAACGTGGGAGTTGCGAGACTCTGG containing:
- a CDS encoding sulfatase family protein; amino-acid sequence: MLRHFLIVSFLVGCAAVHADDRPNIVWIIPDDMSANFSCYGETAIETPHVDALAARGAKFTNAFVTAPVCSTCRSAFITGMYQTSIGAHHHRSGRGELKIHLPEGIELVPKLFQDAGYHTSITGWPPNGRLGKTDYNFQWDESVYDSNDWASRQEGQPFFAQIQTQGGKLRGKDAEGWERVSAAAEKTLGSRTPTSAVTLPPYYPDHPDIVRDWAAYLDSVRMTDVMVGEVLNRLEKEGVLANTLVLFMTDHGISHARGKQFLYDEGLHVPLVIAGPGIDSGTVRDDVVEHIDIAALSLAAAGIGVPDWMQARDILAEDYTPREAVFAARDRCDETVDHLRSVRTKDFKYIRNFLPKRPYLQPCAYKDAKAILIALRQVHAAGTLNVTQELLFRDVRPTEELYDLKNDPYEIHNLADDPAYATTLADLRRRLDVWMDQTGDQGRQRESDAMYDSDMKVYTDRLSLPRFDPQQLETVQKNIALMKQWAAEGK
- a CDS encoding DUF2185 domain-containing protein, with product MNDSRRAGEEWPFESPQNLAVITLDRIMDGSNPVLYVTHDLDDGGWQFLDGGDVTEENAMIVGLSQVAEHDPSIRQLADLPVGWYAVRESPEHPWQRSQQTQ